The window GTCGACCAGCGTGATGTGCTCGGGCGCCTCGCCGGACGTACCGATGACTTCCTCGTGGCCCTCGTGCCCGATCAGGAGGATGTCGTAGTCCTCCTTGGCGAAGCGGACGGCTTCCTTGTGGACCTTGGTGACCAGCGGGCAGGTCGCGTCGATGGTGGCGAGCCTGCCGGCCGCGGCCTCGTCGTGGACGACCGGGGCGACGCCGTGCGCCGAGAACATGACGATGGACCCCTCGGGGACCTCCGCCGTCTGCTCGACGAAGATCGCGCCCTTCTTCTCCAGGGTCTGCACGACGTACTTGTTGTGGACGATTTCGTGGCGGACATAGATCGGGGCCCCGTACTGCTCAAGGGCCTTCTCGACGGCGATCACGGCACGGTCGACTCCCGCGCAGTAGCCACGGGGGGCGGCGAGGAGGACACGGCGGCCAGTCGAAGCAGTCATGCGTCCCATCGTAAGGCCGCGCCCGGCGCGTCAAAGATCGCCGCCTTGGGGAGACTGGTCGGGAGCTGGAGAGCTGGGAGGGGTGGGGCCAGACGCGACTCTCGGGAGGTACGGATGTCCGGCACGGAGACCTCGGCCCACGCGGCCGGCGACGAACACGACGAACGCGGCCTACGGCGGAATCTCGGCTTCCGCGATCTGGTCGTCTACGGGCTGCTGTTCATCGCCCCCATGGCACCGGTCGGCATCTTCGGGACCCTCGACGCCAAGTCGCACGGTGCGGTCGCGCTGGTCTACGTGGTCGCCACGGTCGCGATGGCGTTCACCGCTTTCAGCTACGCCCAGATGGTGCGGGTGGTCCCCCAGGCGGGTTCGGTGTTCGCCTACGCGCGCGCGGCCCTCGGAAAAGAGGCGGGGTTCATCGCCGGCTGGATGGCGATGCTGGACTACCTCCTCATCCCCGCGGTGGCCTACCTCTTCTCCGGGATCGCGATGAACTCCCTGGTCCCGGAGGTCTCGCGGTGGGTGTGGACGGCGCTCGCCGTCGTCGTCACGACGCTGCTCAACCTGTGGGGCGTACGGGCCGCCGCGCGCGTCGGTTTCCTGGTGCTCGCGATGGAGATCGTGGTCCTCCTTGTCTTCGTCGTGTCGGCGGTCGTCGTCCTCGCGCGCGACGGGGCCGAGCGGGGGTGGCTGTCGCCGCTGTCGGGTGACGGCTCCCAGGGGGCGTTCGCGCTGTCCGCCGTGGTCGGGGCCGTGTCGATCGCCGTGCTCTCCTATCTCGGCTTCGACGCGATCGCCTCCTTCGCCGAGGAGGTGACCGGGAGTTCGGAGAAGGTGGCCAGGGCGGTGCTGTTCTGTCTCGCCCTCGCCGGTGTGCTCTTCATCGCACAGACGTATCTCATCGCCCTGCTCGAACCGCTGTCGTCGGCGCAGCTCGCCGCCGATCCGGGCAAGCAGGGGTCGGCGTTCTACGACGCCGTGGACGCCTCCGTCGGGACGTGGCTGCACGATCTGGTGGCGGTGAGCAAGGCGATCGGGGCGGCGTTCGCGGCGCTGGCCGGGCAGGCGGCGGCCGGGCGGCTGCTGTTCGCGATGTCCCGGGACCGGCGGCTGCCGCGGGTTCTGTCCCGGACGGACTCCGGGGTGCCGCGGGTGGCTCTGCTCTTCGCTGCCGTCATCACGATGGTGGCCGCGGTGTGGGCCGCTCGGCGTGATGACGGGATGGACCATCTGGTGTCGGTGGTCGACATCGGCGCGTTGACCGCGTTCACGCTGCTGCACGCGAGTGTCGTGGGGTGGTTCGCCGTGCGGCGGCGGGGTGGGGCGGTGGTGTGGTGGCGGCATGTGCTGATGCCGGTGGTCGGGGCGGCGATCACTGTGGCCGTGATCTTCGAGGCGTCGGGGGCGGCGCAGGTGGTGGGGGCGGTGTGGCTGGTTGTCGGGGTGGGGGTGCTGGTGGGGCAACGGGGGCGGGCGCCCGCGGCGGGCTGACCCGAGGATTCCGCCCCCGCCGCCCCTACCCGTTCCCGTCACCAACTCAGGGGCTCCGCCCCCGAACCCCCAAAAGACTGCGCAGTTCCCCGCGCCCCTCAAGGGGCGCGATCAGCCCCCCACCGGCCCGTACCCGCCCGACTCGGCCGCCGCACGACCGCTCTGTCACAGCCTGCGGCTACGCTCGCCGCATGGCTCTCAATACGTCCTCGGACGCCCCCATCCCCGTCGGTGAGGTGTCGCGGCTCATCGGGGGATGGATCGACCGGCTCGGGGCGGTGTGGGTGGAGGGGCAGATCACGCAGTTGTCGCGGCGGCCGGGTGCGGGTGTCGTGTTTCTGACGTTGCGCGATCCGTCGTACGACATCTCGGTGAGTGTGACCTGCTACCGCCAGGTGTTCGACGCGGTCGCCGACGTCGTGAGCGAGGGCGCCCGTGTCGTCGTACTCGCGAAGCCCGAGTGGTACGCGCCGCGTGGGCAGCTGTCGTTGCGGGCCGCGGAGATAAAGCCGGTGGGTGTGGGTGAACTGCTCGCCCGGCTGGAGCAGTTGAAGAAGTCCCTCGCCGCCGAAGGGCTGTTCGCGGCCGAGCGCAAGAAGCCGCTGCCCTTTCTGCCCCAGCTCATCGGGCTCGTCTGCGGCCGTGCCTCCGCCGCCGAGCGGGACGTGCTGGAGAACGCGCGCCACCGCTGGCCCGCCGTCCGCTTCGAGGTGCGCAACGTCGCCGTGCAGGGCGTCCACGCGGTCCCCCAGGTCGTCCAGGCCGTGAAGGAGCTGGACGCGCTCGACGACGTGGACGTGATCATCGTGGCGCGCGGCGGCGGCAGCGTGGAGGACCTGCTCCCGTTCTCGGACGAGCAGCTCGTACGGGCGGTCGCGTCCTGCCGTACACCGGTCGTGTCGGCCATCGGGCACGAACCCGACAACCCGTTGCTCGACCACGTGGCGGACCTGCGGGCCTCCACGCCGACCGACGCGGCGAAGAAGGTCGTCCCGGACGTCGGCGAGGAGTACGAGCGCGTCCAGTTCCTGCGGGACCGCGCCCGCCGCAGCGTCCAGTCCTTCATCGACCGGGAGGAGAGGGGCCTCGCGCACGCGCTGGCCCGCCCCTCGATAGAGGATCCGCACCGGATGGTCGACGAGCGCGCGGACCATGTCGCCTCGCTGCTCGACCGCGGCCGCCGTACGCTCGGGCACCTCCTCGACCGTGCCGACTCGGAGCTGACGCACACGCACGCGCGCGTGGTGGCCCTCTCCCCCGCCGCGACCCTCAAGCGGGGTTACGCGGTGTTGCAGAAGGCCGACGGTCACGCGGTCCGGTCCCCGGACGAGGTGACGGCGGAGGAGTCCCTGCGGGCGCGGGTCGCCGAGGGCGAGTTCACGGTACGAGTCGATGTCCGAGACAGACCCTAGGGTGGGCGCATGACCAGCAGGACGGACGAGGCGCTCGGGTACGAGCAGGCACGGGACGAGCTCATCGAGGTCGTACGACGCCTGGAGGCGGGCGGTACGACACTTGAGGAGTCGCTCGCCCTGTGGGAGCGGGGCGAGGAGTTGGCGAAGGTGTGCCGGCGGTGGCTTGACGGCGCCCGCGCCCGCCTCGACGCGGCTCTGGCGGGGGCGGGGGATGACGCCGAGGAGGAGTCCGGCGACTCCGGCTCCGGTTCCGACACCCAGTAACCCCCTGGTGGCTCCCTTGTAGATCGCTTGCAGATCGCTTGCAGATCGCTTGCAGATCGCTTCCCGGACACACCCCTCACACTCTCGTTCACAACGGCTTCGCCAACCCTCGCCGCCTGTGAACCGGATCACCATGCTCCAGTTTTGGTTGAATACTAAACTTCATCGACGTACCTTCGGAAGTGCAAGGAGATCCCCCCACAGGGTTCGCCGCACTCCCCGAAAAGGTTGATTCATGTCCCTCGTTCTTGACCCCACCGCTCAGGACCTGCTCTTCCGCGAGGCCCGCACCGCGAACGCCTTCACCGACGAGCCCGTCTCCGAGGAGCAGGTGCAGGCGATCTACGACCTGGTCAAGTTCGGCCCGACCGCCTTCAACCAGTCCCCGCTGCGCATCACCCTGGTCCGCTCCGCCGAGGCCCGCGAGCGCCTGGTGCAGCACATGTCCGAGGGCAACCAGCCGAAGACGGCCACCGCGCCGCTCGTCGCGATCCTCTCCGCGGACAACGAGTTCCACGAGGAACTCCCGCACCTCTTCCCGCACTTCCCGCAGGCCAAGGACGTCTTCTTCGCCGAGCGTCCGGCCCGTGAGGGTGCCGCCTCCCTCAACGCCGCGCTGCAGGCCGCGTACTTCATCATCGGTGTCCGTGCCGCCGGCCTGGCCGCCGGTCCGATGACGGGCTTCGACTTCGCGGGCGTCCAGAAGGAGTTCCTCGACGGCGACCACACCCCGCTGATGGTGGTCAACATCGGCAGGCCGGCCGAGGACGCCTGGTTCCCGCGCTCCCCGCGCCTGGAGGCCGACCAGGTCATCACGACGGTCTGACGACCCTCGCCGCACGTATGAGGACGGCCCCCGGCACGAATGCCGGGGGCCGTCCTCATGCGTGCGGGCCCTACTCCGTCTTCAGGGCCTGCGCCATCTTCGTCAGCTGAGCGAAGGACGCCGTGCCGGTCACGACCGTCGTGGAACCCTTCTCCCGGAGGACGAGAGCGTCGTACTTCGCGCCCTCGTACCGCTCCCAGGAGCGCTCGCCTATGCGCTGCGTCGTGTTCGTCTCCTCGGCGCCCTGGCTCGCGTCGTCGATGAACGTGACGGGCTTCTGAGTCGACTGCTCGATCGCCACGTACTCACCGTCGGGATCGTGGAAGCCGAGGTGCCACGCGTCGAAGTCGGCGCCCTGGAACCGCACCGACGTCGCCTTCCACTCCTTGGACAGGCCCTCGGGCGCCGCCACCGGATAGGCGGCCGCACGGCGGGCCGTCAGGAGTTCCACGCGGTAGTCGACCCGCTTGAGAGGGGGCTCCGAGTCGTCATTGGGAATGAAGACGTAGATAAAGCCCGCGACTATCCCGATCAGGCCCAGGGACAACACCATGTCCCGGACCGTCTGCTTGCCTTTCATACCTGCCACGCCCCCATCGTCGCAGGTGTACTGGTCTGCTCATCCGTGGGCCCCCCTGCTCATTTTGTCGGACTGAGGATAGAGTCGGCCCGAACCCTCATCCGGCCGTCGTCGTATCAGAAAGGTGCGCTCCGATGACCGAGCATCACTTGCCGTCCGAACTCGAGGTCCCGTCCGAGGCCCCCGACCGAAACCTCGCCCTTGAGCTCGTCCGGGTCACCGAAGCCGCCGCCATGGCCGCGGGCCGCTGGGTCGGCCGCGGCGACAAGAACGGCGCCGACGGCGCGGCCGTACGGGCCATGCGGACCCTCGTCTCCACCGTCTCGATGAACGGCGTCGTCGTCATCGGCGAGGGCGAGAAGGACGAGGCCCCGATGCTCTTCAACGGGGAGCGCGTCGGAGACGGGACGGGCCCCGAGTGCGACATCGCCGTCGACCCGATCGACGGCACCACGCTCACCGCGAAGGGCATGACGAACGCGATCGCGGTGCTGGCCGCCGCCGACCGCGGCACCATGTTCGACCCGTCCGCGGTCTTCTACATGGACAAACTGGTCACCGGCCCCGAGGCCGCCGACTTCGTCGACATCAACGCGCCCGTGTCCGTGAACATCCGCCGGGTCGCCAAGGCCAAGCGCGTCACGCCCGAGGACGTCACGGTCGTCATCCTCGACCGGCCGCGCCACGACGGCATCATCAAGGAGATCCGGGAGACCGGCGCGCGCATCAAGCTCATCTCCGACGGCGATGTCGCGGGCTCCATCCTGGCGCTGCGCGAGGGCACCGGAATCGACCTGCTGCTCGGCATCGGCGGTACGCCCGAGGGCATCATCTCCGCCTGTGCGGTGAAGTGCCTGGGCGGCACGATCCAGGGCAAGTTGTGGCCCAAGGAGGACGAGGAGCGGCAGCGCGCGATCGACGCGGGGCACGACCTCGACCGGGTCCTGTTCACCGACGACCTGGTCTCCGGCGAGAACGTCTTCTTCGTGGCCACCGGGATCACCGACGGCGAGTTGCTGCGGGGCGTTCGCTATCGGCCCGAGACCGCGACGACCGACTCCATCGTGATGCGGTCGAAGTCGGGGACGGTTCGGCAGATCAACTCGGAGCACCGGCTGGCGAAGCTGCGGGCGTACAGCGCGATCGACTTCGACAGGGCGAAGTAGTTCTCTGTTCGAGCGTGCCATGCGGACCGTGGGTGACTGCGGGTCCGTGGGGGCTGGTCGCGCAGTTCCCCGCGCCCCTGAAGGGGCGCGTTCTGGCGGCGCGGCAGCAAGCTCTGCGCCGCAGACGTGACGCAACGGCAGAAGCTGCGGCGAAGCGGCTGATTCTTGTACGGCGATGGGGCGCCCCTTGTGCGGAGGGGCGCCCCATCGGTGTGAGTGTCAGCCGGCGGCGGCTATCGGGCCTGTGGCGCGGGCCGCCTTCTGCAGTTCGAGGTCGCGGCGGCGGCGCCGGGCCAGGACGACTCGGCGCTCGGCGGCGGTGAGGCCGCCCCAGACCCCGTACGGCTCGGGTTGCAGCAGTGCGTGCTCGCGGCATTCGACCATCACCGGACAGCGTGCGCAGACCCGCTTGGCCGCCTCCTCCCGGGACAGCCGGGCCGCGGTGGGTTCTTTCGAGGGCGCGAAGAACAGCCCGGCCTCGTCGCGGCGGCACACGGCCTCCGTGTGCCAAGGGGCGTCCTGGTCCCTCTCCCGCACCGGCGCCGGCTGGGGCGGAACGGCGGCGACCTGCAGGGACTGATGCGGCGGATGCAGCACGGTCTACTCCTGACGACGGCTTCGCGAGCGAGAGACGATGCAGCAAGGCCTACCCGCTGTACGCGCGCCTATGCACTCAGTTCCGAAGCGCGGGAGATCTCGACCGGCACTGGACCGTCACTACTGGACCAATACCCTCCGCTCGCCGCGAAATTCGCGACCGTCAATGCCCGAGGTGTTTGCGCAACTTGGCGTTCACCCGGTCCCCGACCCGGTCCAGGATGTCCTCGATCAGCTTGCCCCGCTTGGGTTTTGCCTCGATATTTCCCAGTACGGCCAGTCCGTCCACGTACACCACGGGTGCGTCGTGGTCGGTCGAATCGAGCGTGTCCACCTCGAAGTTGCCCAGGACCCCGCCGCCGTTGCCGCGCAACGACACGTTCTCCGGGACGCGGATCTCGACGTTGCCGAAGACCGCTATCGCCTTGATCACGACCTGCTGGTGCTCGAAGACCGCCTCGCTGAGGTCTATCTCGACGCTGCCGAAGATCGCGTACGCGTGCGTGCGGCGGCCGATGCGCCAGCGGCCCTTGCGGACCGCCGCGCTGAAGACCGCCACCACGTTCTCCTCGGCGACCGGGGGGACCGTGCCCGGGGTGGGGCGGTTCGGCGCCGGGGCGAACGTCTCCGACGGGCGGGAGCGGTGGGCCACCGGCAGGTCCGCCACGAGGGGCTCCAGCTCTCCGACGGTCTTCGCACGGAAGACGTCCTCGACCCGCTCGGAGTGCTCCTCCGCGGTGAGGCGGCCCTCGGCGAGGGCCTCGCGCAGGATGTCCGCCGTCCGGTCGCGGTCGGCGTCGGACGCCCGGAGGTCGGTCTGCTTCCGAAGGTCGGGTGCGGGTGAGGTGCGCTTCTCTAGGTCCACGACAGCAGCGTACCCAAACGCGATAGATCGCGACTAGGGGGTGTGGACGGCGAACTGAGCCTTACCTCACAAGCTTGGTGTCAGTAGCAGGTTCTACGCTGGTGGGCGCCCGCCAATGGAGGCCGGCCGCTGTCTGTCGATGAAGGAATGTGGGCGAGATGCCTGAGTTCGTGTACACCGATCTGCTCCCCCAGGGAGAGGACACCACCCCCTACCGGCTGGTGACCGCCGAGGGTGTTTCCACCTTCGAGGCCGACGGGCGCACGTTCCTCAAGGTGGAGCCGGAGGCTCTGCGCAAGCTCGCCGCCGAGGCCATCCACGACATCCAGCACTATCTGCGGCCGGCGCACCTCGCCCAGCTGCGGCGCATCATCGACGACCCCGAGGCGTCGGGCAACGACAAGTTCGTCGCGCTGGACCTCCTGAAGAACGCGAACATCGCGGCCGCGGGCGTGCTGCCCATGTGCCAGGACACCGGCACGGCGATCGTCATGGGCAAACGCGGACAGAACGTGCTCACCGAGGGCGGCGACGAGGCCGCGCTGAGCCGCGGCATCTACGACGCCTACCTGAACCTCAACCTGCGGTACTCGCAGATGGCCCCGCTCACCATGTGGGACGAGAAGAACACCGGGTCGAACCTGCCGGCCCAGATCGAGCTGTACGCGACCGACGGCGGCGCCTACAAGTTCCTCTTCATGGCCAAGGGCGGCGGCTCGGCCAACAAGTCGTTCCTGTACCAGGAGACGAAGGCCGTCCTGAACGAGTCCTCCATGATGAAGTTCCTGGAGGAGAAGATCCGCTCCCTGGGGACCGCGGCCTGCCCGCCGTACCACCTGGCGATCGTCGTCGGCGGTACGAGCGCGGAGTACGCCCTGAAGACCGCGAAGTACGCCTCCGCGCACTACCTGGACGAGATCCCGGCCGAGGGCTCCGAGCTCGGGCACGGCTTCCGGGACAAGGAGCTGGAGGAGAAGGTCTTCGAGCTGACGCAGCGGATCGGGATCGGCGCGCAGTTCGGCGGCAAGTACTTCTGCCACGACGTGCGCGTGGTGCGGCTGCCGCGGCACGGGGCGTCCTGCCCGGTCGCCATCGCCGTCTCCTGCTCCGCCGACCGGCAGGCCGTCGCGAAGATCACCGCGGAGGGCGTCTTCCTGGAGCAGCTGGAGACGGACCCGGCGCGGTTCCTCCCCGAGACGACGGAGGAGCACCTCGACGAGTCGTCGGACGTCGTCCGCATCGACCTGAACCAGCCGATGGACGACATCCTCGCCGAGCTCACCAAGTTCCCGGTGAAGACCCGGCTGTCCCTCTCCGGGCCTCTCGTCGTGGCGCGGGACATCGCGCACGCCAAGATCAAGGAGCGGCTGGACGCGGGCGAGGAGATGCCGCAGTACCTGAAGGACCACCCCGTGTACTACGCGGGGCCGGCCAAGACCCCCGAGGGGTACGCGTCCGGGTCGTTCGGGCCCACCACGGCCGGGCGGATGGACTCGTACGTGGAGCAGTTCCAGGCGGCGGGCGGTTCCAAGGTGATGCTGGCCAAGGGGAACCGGTCCGCGCAGGTCACCAATGCCTGTGACGCGCACGGTGGTTTCTATCTCGGCTCCATCGGGGGCCCCGCCGCGCGGCTCGCGCAGGACTGCATCAAGAAGGTCGAGGTCGTCGAGTACGAGGAGCTCGGGATGGAGGCCGTGTGGAAGATCGAGGTGGAGGACTTCCCGGCGTTCATCGTCGTCGACGACAAGGGCAACGACTTCTTCAAGGACCCGGCGCCGGCGCCGACGTTCACGTCGATTCCCGTGCGGGGGCCTGGGCTGGGTTAGCCGGTTCGTCGCGACAAGCTTTTTTCGCCCCCGCCGCCCCTACCCATTCCCGTCACTACTCGGGGGCTCCGCCCCCGAACCCCCGCTCCTCAAACGCCGGAGGGGCTGAAGATTTCGCGGCCCGGGCCGACAACTTCAGCCCGTCCGGCGTTTGAGGACGAGGCCGTTCAGGCCGAAAGGGGGGTCTGGGGGCGCAGCCCCCGGGGGACGGGAATGGGTAGGGGCGGCGGGGGCGCTGTATGTCTCATGAGCGACTACCGGATCGAACACGACTCCATGGGTGAAGTCCGCGTCCCCGCGGACGCGAAATGGCGGGCGCAGACCCAGCGTGCCGTCGAGAACTTCCCCATCTCCGGGCAGCGGATCGAGCGGGCGCACATCGAGGCCCTCGCCAGGATCAAGGCGGCCGCGGCAAAGGTGAACGCCGGGCTCGGGGTGCTCGACAAGGACGTCTCGGAGGCCATCCAGGAGGCGGCCGCGGAGGTCGTGGACGGGAAGTGGGACGAGCACTTCCCGGTGGACGTTTTTCAGACAGGCTCCGGCACCTCGTCCAACATGAACACGAACGAGGTCATCGCCACACTGGCGACGGAACGGCTCGGCAGGGACGTACATCCGAACGACCATGTGAACGCCTCGCAGTCCAGCAACGACGTCTTCCCCTCGTCCATCCACATCGCCGCGACCGCCGCCGTCACCCGCGATCTCGTCCCCGCCCTGGAGCACCTCGCGGACGCGCTCACCCGCAAGTCCGAGGAGTTCGCCGACGTCGTGAAGTCCGGGCGTACTCATCTGATGGACGCGACGCCGGTGACGCTCGGGCAGGAGTTCGGCGGGTACTCCGCCCAGGTGCGGTACGGGATCGAGCGGCTTCAGGCCTCCCTGCCGCGGCTCGCCGAGCTTCCCCTCGGGGGAACCGCCGTGGGGACCGGGATCAATACCCCGCCCGGGTTCTCCGCCGCCGTGATCGCCGAGGTCGCACGGAGCACCGGGCTGCCGCTCACCGAGGCGCGCGACCACTTCGAGGCGCAGGGGGCGCGGGACGGGATCGTCGAGACCAGTGGGCAGCTCCGGACCATCGCTGTCGGGCTCACCAAGATCGCCAATGATCTGCGGTGGATGGCCTCCGGGCCCCGTACCGGTCTGGCCGAGATCAGCCTTCCCGACCTCCAGCCCGGTTCGTCGATCATGCCCGGCAAGGTGAATCCGGTCATTCCCGAGGCCGTACTGATGGTCGCCGCGCAGGTGACCGGGAACGACGCGACGATCGCCACCGCCGGGGCCTCCGGGAACTTCGAGCTCAACGTGATGCTGCCGGTCATCGCCAGGAACGTACTGGAGTCGGTCCGGCTCCTCGCGAACGTCTCGCGGCTGCTCGCCGACCGGACCGTCGACGGGATCACCGCCAACCGCGAGCGGGCCCGCGAGTACGCCGAGTCGTCGCCGTCGGTCGTGACACCGCTGAACAAGTACATCGGGTACGAGGAGGCCGCGAAGGTCGCCAAGAAGGCGCTCGCCGAGCGGAAGACCATCCGCGAGGTCGTCCTGGAGTCGGGCTACGTCGAGCGTGGCGACCTCACCCGGGAGCAGCTGGACGAGGCCCTGGATGTCCTGCGGATGACGCGCCCGTAACGGCATTCGGCCCGGCGCGCGAACCGTGACGCGCGCCGCAGCGTCGTATGCCATGGGCACCTAATATCTGTTCATGGCAGAGGGTGGAGCGGTGACACAAGTGGAAGCGGGCGGGTCGGCGGCGTACTGGAACCCCGGGAGTCAGATCCTGTGGCGTTACCGGGAGAACGCCGGCGAGCGCTTCCACATCGTGCGCCCCGTGACCGTCGTGCGGGACGACGAGGAGCTGCTCGCCGTGTGGCTGGCCCCCGGGACGGAGTGTGTGAAGCCCGTCCTCGCCGACGGCACGCCCGTGCACGTGGAGCCGCTGGAGTCCCGTTACACCAAGCCGAGGACCGTGCAGCGCGGCCACTGGTTCGGCACCGGTGTGCTGAAGCTGGCGCGGCCCGGTGAGCCGTGGTCGGTGTGGCTGTTCTGGGAGCCGGGCTGGCAGTTCAAGAACTGGTACGTCAACTTGGAGGAACCGCTGGCCAGATGGGCCGGCGGGGTGGACTCCGAGGACCACTTCCTCGACATCTCGGTGCACCCGGACCGGACTTGGGGCTGGCGCGACGAGGACGAGTTCGCGCAGGCCCAGCGGGACGGCCTGATGGACGAGGGGCTGGCCGCGCGGGTGCGGGAGGCCGGCCGGGCCGCGGTGGAGGTGATCCGCGCCTGGGGCCCGCCGTTGTCGGACGGCTGGCAGCACTGGCGCCCCGATCCGTCCTGGTCCGTACCGTCACTGCCGGACGACTGGGATCGTACGCCCGCGCACGTGTCCACGTGAGACCCTTGATGTGCCCCCGTGGTAGAACCGTAGGATCGTCCTCCGCAACGAACAGTCACGGTCGGTGCGCAGCACCGTCGTTGAGGAGTGGTGGTCGGGTGGCGGGCGGGCGCGAGGCGACAACTCCCGGAGCACACGCTGGGCTTGACCGAACGTCACCGAGGGGCGGCAGGACGTGAGCGAGGGGTACGAGGGCCACAGCGGTACGGTCAGGAGACGGCCGGACGGGCTGTTCCCGCCGGTGCCCGACGGTCACTCTTCTGAGAGGCTGTCTGACCACGCGGTGATTCCGTTCCTGGGGCACGCATTCCGGGTATCGGGATTTCTGCGGGACGAACTGCACGCACGGCGCGCAGCACCGGACGGATGGATTCGACACGCGTGACGGAGCACCCCACCTCCCACGAGCGCCGCCAGCCAAGCGCTGCCCGGCCCACCGCCCCCGCGGACCCCCGCGGGGCGCTTCTGCGTACCCCGGAGCCGCCGGCGCAGGGTTCCACCGGTTTACCCGCACAGGGACGGCCGGCCGAGGCCCCCGCCTCGCCCGGGATCCCGGGTGCGCCCGCTTGCGACGGCCAGGGCCCGACCGGCTCCCCCACGCCCTCGGGCGCCCTCGCCGCCGCCACGGGCACGCCCGCCGCGTCCGGGACCCCGGCCGGCAGCCAGGGCCCGCCCGCGCCCTCCGGCGGTCACGGCCCGACGGACGCTCCGACCGGCTCGGGATCCGAGCATTCCCAGCCGTCCGTGACCGAGCCCGACCCGCACCGGCCGCGGCCCGCGCCCGAGACCATCCCGGCCCAGTCGGGTGCCGAGGCGGCCGCGGTCCAGAGCGGCAAGGAGCGGCGTACGGGACAGGGGCCCGCGCCGGGCACCCCCATGCCCATGCGCCGGGACGGCGACCGGCTGCGCTTCGTGGGCGCCGCCACCCGGCGGATCGCCCGCGGCATCGACCTCGACGAGATCGTGATGGGCCTGTGCCGGGCCACCGTGCCGACCTTCTCGGACGCGATCCTCGTCTATCTGCGCGACCCGCTGCCCGTCGGCGACGAACGGCCCACCGGGCCCGTCGTACTGCGGCTGCGGCGCACCGACCGGATCCCCGAGGACCGGGACACCGAGGGCTTCCTGCTGCCCGCGCTCCAGCCCGAGCCCGACCTCGGGATCACCGCCGAGCTGTGCACCGTACGACCCGGTGGTGCCCTGAACGAGGTGCTGCGCGGAGTGCGGCCCGTCTTCGCGGACGCGCCCGCCGCTCGGGCCGCGCTGCCCGAGCTGATCGGCGAGGACCTGACCGTGCCCGGCGGCCAGCGGGCGATCCTCGCCCCGCTGCGCGGCCGCCGCCGCGTGATCGGCGCCGCGCTGTTCCTGCGCCGCCCGGA is drawn from Streptomyces liliifuscus and contains these coding sequences:
- a CDS encoding class II fumarate hydratase, producing MSDYRIEHDSMGEVRVPADAKWRAQTQRAVENFPISGQRIERAHIEALARIKAAAAKVNAGLGVLDKDVSEAIQEAAAEVVDGKWDEHFPVDVFQTGSGTSSNMNTNEVIATLATERLGRDVHPNDHVNASQSSNDVFPSSIHIAATAAVTRDLVPALEHLADALTRKSEEFADVVKSGRTHLMDATPVTLGQEFGGYSAQVRYGIERLQASLPRLAELPLGGTAVGTGINTPPGFSAAVIAEVARSTGLPLTEARDHFEAQGARDGIVETSGQLRTIAVGLTKIANDLRWMASGPRTGLAEISLPDLQPGSSIMPGKVNPVIPEAVLMVAAQVTGNDATIATAGASGNFELNVMLPVIARNVLESVRLLANVSRLLADRTVDGITANRERAREYAESSPSVVTPLNKYIGYEEAAKVAKKALAERKTIREVVLESGYVERGDLTREQLDEALDVLRMTRP
- the fomD gene encoding cytidylyl-2-hydroxypropylphosphonate hydrolase, producing the protein MAEGGAVTQVEAGGSAAYWNPGSQILWRYRENAGERFHIVRPVTVVRDDEELLAVWLAPGTECVKPVLADGTPVHVEPLESRYTKPRTVQRGHWFGTGVLKLARPGEPWSVWLFWEPGWQFKNWYVNLEEPLARWAGGVDSEDHFLDISVHPDRTWGWRDEDEFAQAQRDGLMDEGLAARVREAGRAAVEVIRAWGPPLSDGWQHWRPDPSWSVPSLPDDWDRTPAHVST
- a CDS encoding fumarate hydratase yields the protein MPEFVYTDLLPQGEDTTPYRLVTAEGVSTFEADGRTFLKVEPEALRKLAAEAIHDIQHYLRPAHLAQLRRIIDDPEASGNDKFVALDLLKNANIAAAGVLPMCQDTGTAIVMGKRGQNVLTEGGDEAALSRGIYDAYLNLNLRYSQMAPLTMWDEKNTGSNLPAQIELYATDGGAYKFLFMAKGGGSANKSFLYQETKAVLNESSMMKFLEEKIRSLGTAACPPYHLAIVVGGTSAEYALKTAKYASAHYLDEIPAEGSELGHGFRDKELEEKVFELTQRIGIGAQFGGKYFCHDVRVVRLPRHGASCPVAIAVSCSADRQAVAKITAEGVFLEQLETDPARFLPETTEEHLDESSDVVRIDLNQPMDDILAELTKFPVKTRLSLSGPLVVARDIAHAKIKERLDAGEEMPQYLKDHPVYYAGPAKTPEGYASGSFGPTTAGRMDSYVEQFQAAGGSKVMLAKGNRSAQVTNACDAHGGFYLGSIGGPAARLAQDCIKKVEVVEYEELGMEAVWKIEVEDFPAFIVVDDKGNDFFKDPAPAPTFTSIPVRGPGLG